From Vigna unguiculata cultivar IT97K-499-35 chromosome 5, ASM411807v1, whole genome shotgun sequence, the proteins below share one genomic window:
- the LOC114183487 gene encoding putative SERF-like protein, which translates to MTRGNQRDRDRERAQSRTGAKGKQTKADGLTPEQRRERDAKALQEKAAKKAAQEAGGNNAGGSKK; encoded by the exons ATGACTC GCGGTAACCAGAGGGACCGTGATCGTGAAAGGGCTCAGTCAAGAACCGGTGCTAAAGGCAAGCAGACGAAAGCTGATGGGTTGACCCCTGAACAGCGCAGGGAAAG AGATGCGAAGGCGCTGCAGGAGAAGGCGGCAAAGAAAGCAGCACAGGAAGCAGGAGGCAATAATGCAGGTGGAAGCAAAAAATAG